From the genome of Vicia villosa cultivar HV-30 ecotype Madison, WI linkage group LG2, Vvil1.0, whole genome shotgun sequence, one region includes:
- the LOC131650065 gene encoding uncharacterized protein LOC131650065, translating to MVNNGHGTIFWQSKWLGNQALMDAFPEAYDADFNRVGNVADFRTWNDNQFSHCNGAEDVHTWMLSGDGRFTVRSFYELFFPEFAVGDSINEDVARALVSLWKLEAPPKLQFFGWRVLLNCIATKDQLFMRNIVPVSNDLCCVFCTTQLEDTDHLFGSCLFTDYIWRRVMNWLYFFEEMYFEEFKNYFFNVEKVKNALRRKVVAVIWLVAIWSVWLLKNDSIF from the exons ATGGTGAACAATGGCCATGGGACAATTTTTTGGCAGTCTAAATGGTTGGGGAATCAAGCTCTTATGGACGCATTCCCAGAAGCGTATGATGCTGATTTCAACAGAGTTGGTAATGTGGCGGATTTCAGGACATGGAACGACAAT CAGTTCTCGCATTGTAACGGGGCTGAAGATGTTCATACATGGATGCTCTCGGGTGATGGTCGCTTTACTGTCCGGTCCTTTTATGAATTGTTTTTTCCTGAGTTTGCAGTAGGTGATTCGATCAATGAAGATGTTGCAAGGGCCCTGGTTTCGCTTTGGAAACTTGAAGCTCCCCCAAAGTTGCAGTTCTTTGGCTGGAGGGTCTTACTCAACTGTATTGCCACAAAGGACCAGCTCTTCATGCGTAACATTGTGCCAGTGAGTAATGATCTTTGTTGTGTGTTTTGTACGACACAGTTGGAAGATACTGATCATCTTTTTGGATCATGTTTGTTTACGGATTATATTtggagaagagtgatgaattggtTATACTTTTTTGAGGAAATGTATTTCGAAGAGTTCAAGAATTACTTCttcaatgttgaaaaagtcaagaatgcATTAAGGAGAAAAGTAGTAGCGGTCATTTGGCTTGTTGCTATTTGGAGCGTGTGGCTTTTAAAAAACGACTCCATCTTTTGA
- the LOC131646859 gene encoding patatin-like protein 1 — MEEVKPVNFITVLSIDGGGVRGIIPGVILAYLESQLQEIDGADARLADYFDVIAGTSTGGLITTMLATPNPKNNNRPLFEAREIVPFYLKHLPHIFPQKSGIFAPIMNIAKALSGPKYNGKYLHNIIREMTGNTLLSQTLTNIVIPSFDVEKLQPTIFSSYQIDAEPALDVKLSDICIATSAAPTYLPAHYFDKKNEQGKVIKEYNLIDGGVCANNPTMVAIREVTKGLIRHPKGRSANDAGVGYDRFLVISIGTGSNKSERKYNAKMVAKWGALTWLFNSGATPVLDCFNEASTDMVDYHNSVLFTALQSQDNYLRIQDDTLEGEVASVDISTKDNLNNLVKAGENLLKKKFTRVNLDSGVYETVPDKGTIQEELNRFASLLSEIRKAKKCKHQNGK; from the exons ATGGAAGAAGTTAAGCCTGTGAATTTTATAACCGTTCTTAGCATTGATGGCGGAGGCGTTAGAGGAATCATTCCTGGTGTTATTCTTGCCTACCTTGAATCTCAACTTCAGGAGATAGATGGTGCTGATGCAAGACTTGCAGATTATTTTGATGTAATTGCTGGAACAAGTACTGGTGGTCTTATTACAACCATGTTAGCAACTCCAAATCCAAAGAACAACAACCGTCCTTTATTTGAGGCAAGAGAAATTGTTCCATTTTACCTTAAACATTTGCCACATATTTTTCCACAGAAAAG TGGAATATTTGCGCCGATCATGAACATAGCGAAAGCTTTATCAGGACCTAAGTACAATGGGAAGTATCTCCATAACATAATAAGAGAGATGACAGGGAACACGCTTTTGAGCCAAACTCTCACAAACATTGTTATTCCATCTTTTGATGTTGAAAAACTTCAACCTACCATTTTTTCCTCCTATCAG ATTGATGCTGAGCCAGCTTTAGATGTAAAACTGTCTGATATTTGCATAGCTACATCAGCTGCTCCAACTTATTTACCTGCTCACTATTTTGACAAGAAAAATGAACAAGGAAAAGTGATTAAAGAATATAACCTCATCGACGGCGGCGTTTGTGCTAACAATCCG ACTATGGTTGCAATAAGAGAAGTGACAAAGGGTTTGATAAGGCATCCAAAAGGGAGAAGTGCAAATGATGCTGGTGTAGGATATGATCGTTTTCTTGTGATATCAATAGGGACAGGATCAAACAAGAGTGAGAGAAAGTACAATGCTAAGATGGTAGCTAAATGGGGAGCATTGACATGGTTATTCAACTCTGGTGCAACTCCAGTTCTTGATTGTTTCAATGAAGCAAGCACTGATATGGTTGATTATCACAACTCTGTGCTTTTTACTGCTCTTCAATCTCAAGACAACTACCTCAGAATTCAA GATGATACATTAGAGGGAGAGGTAGCCTCTGTGGATATATCTACTAAAGATAATCTGAATAATCTGGTGAAAGCTGGTGAGAAtttattgaagaaaaaatttACCAGAGTGAATCTAGATTCAGGCGTATATGAAACAGTTCCTGATAAAGGCACCATTCAGGAAGAACTCAATAg gTTTGCTAGTTTACTGTCGGAGATAAGAAAAGCTAAAAAGTGTAAGCATCAAAATGGCAAGTGA